From Triticum urartu cultivar G1812 chromosome 2, Tu2.1, whole genome shotgun sequence, a single genomic window includes:
- the LOC125540867 gene encoding glycine-rich cell wall structural protein 2-like has protein sequence MVGTKPAALGVFVILSIGLASAARVARYSSAAETSMGGEGGGGGYVTGGGSGSGNGVGSAESGGGGVRASIVGGGDGGGSSQYGGSGYGEGSGSGMSSGMYNKGSHYDFGGYSSSAANGGGGGGGQAGDRDGSSGHGVGSGIASGSGKAAGVSRGHSYLNAKSDGNGGGKGSAQNGGSGSGQGGGSGNGDAHP, from the coding sequence ATGGTGGGCACCAAACCCGCAGCTCTTGGGGTCTTTGTTATTTTGAGCATTGGATTAGCCAGTGCTGCAAGAGTGGCCAGATACTCTAGTGCAGCAGAGACCAGCATgggaggagagggagggggcggTGGGTATGTGACTGGCGGCGGCTCGGGGTCAGGGAACGGTGTTGGGTCTGCCGAGAGTGGAGGTGGTGGAGTCCGTGCAAGCATTGTTGGCGGTGGAGACGGAGGCGGCAGCAGCCAATATGGTGGTTCGGGATACGGCGAAGGATCTGGCTCGGGCATGAGCTCCGGTATGTATAACAAAGGGTCTCATTATGATTTTGGTGGATATTCAAGCAGTGCCGCGAAtggcggtggtggcggtggggGACAAGCTGGAGATCGCGATGGATCAAGCGGTCATGGTGTCGGCAGCGGCATTGCCTCCGGCTCTGGTAAGGCGGCCGGAGTTTCAAGAGGACATAGTTATCTAAATGCTAAATCCGATGGAAATGGTGGCGGCAAAGGCAGCGCTCAAAATGGCGGGAGTGGAAGTGGTCAAGGTGGTGGATCTGGGAATGGTGACGCACACCCGTAG